A portion of the Chitinophagales bacterium genome contains these proteins:
- the lipA gene encoding lipoyl synthase, with protein sequence MEANILSSKPPRLKKPDWLRVKLPTGENYRHVRSLVDQYKLHTICESGNCPNMGECWGAGTATFMILGNVCTRSCGFCAVATGMPTELDWDEPLRVAEAIKLMGVKHAVITSVNRDELKDGGADIWAATVKAVRTLSPGTTLETLIPDFKGNTASIDKMIEAAPEVVSHNMETIPRLYRKVRPQAKYDRSLSVIKRLKDGGIRTKSGIMAGLGETRDEVFKVMDDLLEWGCDIMTIGQYLQPTKNHLEVIEWIHPDIFLEYRLAGISRGFKYIESGPLVRSSYHAERHLA encoded by the coding sequence TTCTTTCGTCAAAACCACCCCGGTTAAAAAAACCGGATTGGCTCAGAGTTAAATTACCCACTGGTGAAAATTACCGCCATGTAAGGAGCCTGGTAGATCAATATAAACTTCATACGATATGTGAAAGTGGTAATTGTCCTAATATGGGGGAATGCTGGGGAGCTGGTACAGCTACTTTTATGATTCTTGGGAATGTTTGCACGCGTTCCTGTGGGTTTTGTGCTGTGGCTACAGGGATGCCCACAGAACTGGATTGGGATGAACCGCTGCGTGTTGCAGAAGCAATAAAGCTGATGGGTGTTAAGCATGCGGTGATCACTTCCGTGAACAGGGATGAATTAAAAGATGGCGGTGCAGATATTTGGGCAGCTACAGTTAAGGCAGTACGCACCTTAAGTCCGGGAACAACTTTGGAAACACTGATTCCGGATTTTAAAGGAAATACGGCGAGCATAGATAAAATGATAGAAGCAGCCCCAGAGGTAGTTTCGCATAACATGGAAACCATTCCCCGCTTATATAGAAAAGTGCGTCCTCAGGCGAAATATGATCGCTCACTTTCAGTAATAAAAAGATTAAAAGATGGGGGCATTAGAACAAAATCGGGCATTATGGCCGGCCTTGGAGAAACCCGGGACGAAGTATTTAAGGTTATGGATGATCTTTTAGAGTGGGGGTGTGATATAATGACGATTGGGCAATATCTTCAACCGACAAAAAATCACCTGGAAGTTATTGAATGGATTCATCCGGATATTTTTTTGGAATATAGATTAGCAGGCATATCCAGGGGATTTAAATATATTGAAAGTGGTCCTTTAGTGCGGTCGTCTTACCATGCCGAACGACATCTTGCATAA